From the genome of Corallococcus macrosporus DSM 14697:
GCGGACATGAACTGGGAGGCGCCTCCGGGCGAGGCCTCGGTGCGCGAGCGCCCGCGGGGCTCGTCTCCCTCCCGCACGTCCATGGCGCCCCGGCGCACCTCGGCCGCCGTGCCCGCGGTGGAGCCGGATGAGCAGGGGGAGTGGGAGGCGCCGTCCGGTATCGAAGAGGCCCCGCCGCGCCGGAGCCGGACGTCCGCGGAGCTGCGCCGCCCCTCCAACCCGAACTCCACGCAGATTGCGCGGACGAGCTCGCGGTCGGACCTGAGCCGGACGGGCGCGGGGGATTTGCCGCCGCCTCGCCGCACCGCCACGCGCGCCGCGCCCATCGTCGAAGATCCGGGGCCGCCGCCTCCGTCCCGCTCGCGCGCGAGCATGGCGGCGGTGGATGAGCGCACCCGCATGGAGGACGAGGAGCTCGACGACGAGCGGACCATGCTGCCGCCGCCGGAGCCCGCGCCGCCTCCGCGCCGTCGCACGGGGATTCAGTCCGGCATCCACCCCGCCGAGGCCCCGCCGCGCCGCCGCACGTCGAGCCGCGCGGAGATGCCGAACGCGCCGCCGCGTTCACGCACGTCGAGCGTGGCCCTGGCCCGCTCGCGCGCCGAGGACGCCGAGGTGGACCGCGCGCTGGAGAAGTCCGCGCGGAGCGCGCGCGCGGGCAATGCCAGGCGCAACATCGCCACGGTGGGCTTCATCGTGGGCCTGGTGGCCGTGGGCCTGGTGTTCCACAAGCCCATCCTCGCGGTGCTCAACAGCCGCGCGTCCGACGGGCAGTCGGTGACGCTGTCGGTCAACACCAATGAAAAGGTGAAGGTCTCGGTGCGGCACACCGAGCGCTGCGGCAGCCCGCAGCCGGTGACGGAGCTGGGCGAGACGCCCATCGTCAACGCGTCGGGCGTCCACCTCCAGGACACGCTCATCCTGGTGAATGAGCAGCAGGGCATCTACAAGGAGGAGAGTGAAACGCTCGCCTTCGGTGAGCCCGGTCAGGCCAAGTCCTACACCTACGAGTTCCGCCGGGGCCAGCTCCAGCTCACCCTGAAGCCGGACGGCCTGCGCGGCATCTCCGTGAAGCGCAACGGCCAGGACATGGGCACCTACCTGGGCAACAACAAGGGCATGGGCATGAAGATCGAGCTCATGGAGGGGCGCCACAAGCTGGAGCTGCAGGGCGGCCCGCTGAAGGAGCCCTTCATGTTCGAGGTCGACATCAAGCCCGGCCTCATCAACAAGCAGACCGAGGACCTGTCCGCCTTCGTGGGCTAGCCGTGCGCCGCCGTCGTCAGTAGCGGGACAGCGTGGGGTCCACCTGCCGGGCGTAGAGGTCGATGCCGCCTCGCAGCGACACGGCGTCGATGCCCAGCGACATCAGGTAGGCCGCGCCGTCCAGGCTGCGCACGCCGTGGTGGCAGTAGACGACCACGGACCGGCCGCGCAGGGGCTCCAGTTCGTCCGCGCGCTCCTCCAGCTCGGGCAGGGGAATCAGCAGCGAGTCCGGCAGCGCCACCCAGGCATGCTCATGGGGAAAGCGGACGTCGAGCAGCGCGGGGCGGGACTCCGCGGGGCCGGCGAGCAGCTCGGCGAGGCGGGCGGGGGCAATCTCGGGGATGGGCATGGCGGGGCGTTTGCGTTCCTCAGGCAGGCGTGGGCGCGGCGCAGAAGCGCTCGTAGTCGATGAGCTCCACCTTCGCGCCCGGCGCGCACACGGGGCACTGCGTGTCCCTGCGCAGCTTGAGCTCCTGGAAGCGGGTGCCCAGCGCGTCGAAGGTGAGCAGCCGGCCCACGAGCGGCTCGCCCTGGCCGAGGAGGAGCTTGAGGGCCTCGGTGGCCTGGAGCAGGCCGATGGTGCCGGGGAGCACGCCCAGGACGCCGGCCTCGGCGCACGAGGGCGCCAGCTCGGGCGGGGGCGGGGCGGGGTAGAGGCAGCGGTAGCAGGGGCCCTGTCCGGGGATGAAGGTCGTCACCTGGCCCTCGAAGCGGAAGATGGAGCCGTGGACGTTGGGCTTGCCGAGCATGACACACGCGTCATTGAGCAGGTAGCGCGTGGGGAAGTTGTCCCCGCCGTCCAGCACGAGGTCGAAGCCCTCCAGAATCTCCAGCACGTTGTGCGAGGTGAGGCGCTCCTCGAAGCCCACCACCTTCACGTCCGGGTTGAGGGCCTCGATGGCGGCCCGGGCGCTCGCCACCTTGGGCTGGCCCTGACGCTCCCGCGTGTGGATGACCTGCCGCTGGAGGTTGCTCAGGTCGACCACGTCCGAGTCGACGATGCCCAGCGTGCCCACGCCCGCGGCCGCCAGGTACAGCGCCGCCGGTGCGCCCAACCCGCCGGCCCCCAGCAGCAGGACGCGGGACTGGAGCAGCTTCGCCTGGCCCGCTTCCCCGACCTCCGGGAGGCTCAGGTGGCGGCGGTAGCGCTCCTTCTGCTCGGCGGAGAGGACGAAGGGCTTCTCCACGGGGAGGGCGGCGTCGCTCCAGCGGTTGTAGCCCCCCGCCAGGGAGGCCACCCGCTCGTACCCCAGCTCCTTGAGCGTCTTGGCGGCCAGGGCGGAGCGGGTGCCGCCGGCGCAGTAGACGACCAGCTCCTCGTCGCGCCGGAGCTGGCTCTCCACGCGCAGCTCCAGGTAACCCCTGGGAATGTGGAGGGCGCCGGGCAGCCGGCCGCCGGCGTACTCGTCCGACTCCCGGACGTCCAGCAGCCGCACGGGGGCCCGGGTGTCCAGCAGCCGCTTCACGTCCTCCACGGAGACCTCGCGAATCTCCTGTTTCACTCCGGCCAGCAGCGTCTGGAAGGTCCGAGCCATGTCGGATGCATATAACCCAGGGGCGGGGCCCATGGATTTTCCAGGGCCGGGCGTTATAAGTCCTCATCAGGAGACATGGACATGGACAGCACCCCCACGACTTCCGCCGCCTCGCCGACCCCCCAGGCCACTCCGGTGGCCGTGCGCCTGACCGACGCCGCCATCCAGCAGGTGAAGAGCGTCATCAAGGCGCAGGGCTTCGAGGGCTACTTCTTCTCCATCCGCGTGGTGCCCGCCGGCTGCAGCGGCCTGGGCTACGACTTGAACCTCGTCAAGGAGTCCAAGGCCGGTGACGCCGTCTGGGAGCAGGACGGCGTGAAGATCGCCAGCGACCCGATGAGCAGCCAGTACCTCGCGGGCACGGAGATTGACTATGTCTCCGCCATCACCGGCTCGGGC
Proteins encoded in this window:
- a CDS encoding serine/threonine protein kinase, whose amino-acid sequence is MNPQSFGKYQLLKKLATGGMAEVWLARQTGIEGFHKNLVVKRILPHLAEDREFVEMFRNEALIAARFNHPNIAQVYEFGEANGTYYIAMEFIHGEDLGRVMRKAASTGQWVARPLAIRIVAAACEGLFYAHSRTDDAGRPLRVVHRDISPQNILISFDGSVKLVDFGIAKAADQASLTKSGAIKGKFAYMAPEQAAGKPLDGRADIFAIGLVLYELLTGVRPLKRDSELATLQAAMECAIAAPSQVADVPEEMDPVVMRAIAKNADDRYRDARQFQMSLEEILVGQRWVAGSVQISELMETLFAERLAEEKAQGQVVPVGEDSANSGTPMPPTPPPQERGRSRTSAAADMNWEAPPGEASVRERPRGSSPSRTSMAPRRTSAAVPAVEPDEQGEWEAPSGIEEAPPRRSRTSAELRRPSNPNSTQIARTSSRSDLSRTGAGDLPPPRRTATRAAPIVEDPGPPPPSRSRASMAAVDERTRMEDEELDDERTMLPPPEPAPPPRRRTGIQSGIHPAEAPPRRRTSSRAEMPNAPPRSRTSSVALARSRAEDAEVDRALEKSARSARAGNARRNIATVGFIVGLVAVGLVFHKPILAVLNSRASDGQSVTLSVNTNEKVKVSVRHTERCGSPQPVTELGETPIVNASGVHLQDTLILVNEQQGIYKEESETLAFGEPGQAKSYTYEFRRGQLQLTLKPDGLRGISVKRNGQDMGTYLGNNKGMGMKIELMEGRHKLELQGGPLKEPFMFEVDIKPGLINKQTEDLSAFVG
- a CDS encoding rhodanese-like domain-containing protein → MPIPEIAPARLAELLAGPAESRPALLDVRFPHEHAWVALPDSLLIPLPELEERADELEPLRGRSVVVYCHHGVRSLDGAAYLMSLGIDAVSLRGGIDLYARQVDPTLSRY
- the moeB gene encoding molybdopterin-synthase adenylyltransferase MoeB; amino-acid sequence: MARTFQTLLAGVKQEIREVSVEDVKRLLDTRAPVRLLDVRESDEYAGGRLPGALHIPRGYLELRVESQLRRDEELVVYCAGGTRSALAAKTLKELGYERVASLAGGYNRWSDAALPVEKPFVLSAEQKERYRRHLSLPEVGEAGQAKLLQSRVLLLGAGGLGAPAALYLAAAGVGTLGIVDSDVVDLSNLQRQVIHTRERQGQPKVASARAAIEALNPDVKVVGFEERLTSHNVLEILEGFDLVLDGGDNFPTRYLLNDACVMLGKPNVHGSIFRFEGQVTTFIPGQGPCYRCLYPAPPPPELAPSCAEAGVLGVLPGTIGLLQATEALKLLLGQGEPLVGRLLTFDALGTRFQELKLRRDTQCPVCAPGAKVELIDYERFCAAPTPA
- a CDS encoding HesB/IscA family protein translates to MDSTPTTSAASPTPQATPVAVRLTDAAIQQVKSVIKAQGFEGYFFSIRVVPAGCSGLGYDLNLVKESKAGDAVWEQDGVKIASDPMSSQYLAGTEIDYVSAITGSGFKFNNPNAKSSCGCGTSFTT